The proteins below are encoded in one region of Levilactobacillus namurensis:
- a CDS encoding GNAT family N-acetyltransferase: MQIREIQATDNAAIKKILQDDLRAADLAIPGAAYFDENLDRLSDYYAAASDRKYWVVVNAQGEVVGGAGCAAYDAPQRIAELQKLYLRSDAQGHGLSYQLIARIETFARQAGYRTLYLETHHRLAAAVHVYQKLGFTRLPGPLKTAVHTAMDQFYQKTLI, encoded by the coding sequence ATGCAGATTAGAGAGATTCAGGCGACGGATAACGCCGCCATCAAGAAAATTTTACAAGATGACTTGCGAGCGGCGGATTTAGCGATTCCGGGAGCCGCGTATTTTGATGAAAATCTTGATCGCTTGAGCGACTATTACGCTGCCGCTTCAGACCGAAAATATTGGGTGGTGGTGAATGCGCAAGGGGAAGTGGTCGGTGGTGCCGGTTGTGCCGCGTACGATGCGCCACAACGAATTGCTGAGTTACAGAAGCTTTACCTGCGCAGTGACGCTCAGGGGCACGGCCTCAGTTACCAACTCATTGCGCGGATCGAGACGTTTGCACGGCAGGCCGGTTATCGCACACTTTACCTGGAAACGCACCATCGGTTGGCTGCCGCGGTTCACGTCTACCAGAAATTAGGATTTACACGGTTACCGGGTCCCCTGAAGACGGCGGTGCATACCGCCATGGATCAGTTTTATCAAAAGACTTTAATCTAG
- a CDS encoding ammonium transporter — protein MNLANTAFVLIASILVLFMTPGLAFFYGGLVTAKNVVNTMLSVFIMTGVAILLWISLGYTMAFSGDILGVVGNLKHVFMAGINLASLTPTKIPVGVYSLFQMMFAIITPALFVGAIVGRIRFKFLLAFLAAWSILIYYPMVHLVWSPTGWLAKLGVLDFAGGTVVHINAGVTALVLSVWLGRRLKIDSQHHYNLPWVLLGTAILWIGWYGFNAGSALAVNSVAVQAALTSTIATGTAMVVWMGLDIWTTGKPTLVGVCTGTLCGLVGITPAAGYVTLLGSIAIGGLAAITSFYFVNVLKPKLGVDDALDAFGCHGVSGIVGSILTGVFATKSVNSAVTTNGLAYGGGFHLLGIQLLATAFTIIFVAAMGCLLIYLLRLVMPMRVNATEERLGLDQGEHGERADYTIELSERLSTYTADQERYANEFKGQLQHLQHHSSTHSV, from the coding sequence ATGAATTTAGCAAATACGGCGTTTGTACTCATTGCCAGTATTTTGGTGCTCTTTATGACACCGGGATTGGCATTCTTCTACGGTGGTCTGGTCACGGCTAAAAACGTGGTCAATACGATGTTGTCGGTCTTTATCATGACGGGAGTCGCCATCCTCTTATGGATTAGTCTAGGCTACACGATGGCCTTTTCTGGCGACATCTTGGGTGTTGTGGGAAATCTCAAGCACGTCTTTATGGCCGGGATTAACCTAGCCAGTCTGACACCCACTAAGATTCCGGTAGGGGTCTACTCGTTATTTCAAATGATGTTTGCGATTATCACACCAGCCCTGTTTGTGGGGGCCATCGTCGGTCGGATTCGCTTCAAGTTCTTACTGGCGTTTCTGGCGGCGTGGTCCATTCTGATCTATTATCCGATGGTCCACTTGGTCTGGAGTCCCACTGGTTGGCTAGCTAAACTGGGGGTCCTAGACTTCGCCGGCGGAACGGTCGTGCACATCAACGCGGGGGTAACGGCGCTGGTTCTATCAGTCTGGCTGGGCCGGCGGTTAAAAATCGATAGCCAGCATCACTATAACCTGCCTTGGGTCCTGCTAGGAACCGCTATTCTGTGGATTGGCTGGTACGGATTTAACGCGGGAAGCGCGCTAGCCGTTAACAGCGTTGCCGTTCAGGCGGCATTGACCAGTACCATCGCAACGGGGACTGCGATGGTGGTCTGGATGGGACTCGATATCTGGACCACGGGCAAACCAACCCTAGTCGGCGTCTGCACCGGGACCCTTTGTGGGTTGGTGGGTATCACGCCAGCGGCCGGTTACGTCACCCTGTTAGGGTCCATCGCAATTGGTGGCCTTGCTGCTATCACCAGCTTTTACTTCGTCAACGTTTTGAAGCCGAAGTTAGGCGTCGATGATGCCCTAGATGCCTTCGGGTGTCATGGGGTCAGCGGGATCGTCGGCAGTATCCTTACCGGTGTCTTTGCGACTAAGAGCGTGAACTCGGCGGTAACCACCAACGGGTTGGCCTACGGTGGCGGGTTCCACTTACTGGGTATCCAGTTACTGGCCACGGCATTCACCATCATTTTCGTTGCGGCCATGGGGTGCCTGCTGATCTATCTCTTACGACTCGTGATGCCAATGCGGGTCAATGCGACCGAGGAAAGGCTGGGACTGGATCAGGGCGAACATGGCGAACGGGCCGACTACACGATTGAACTCAGTGAACGGCTGAGCACCTACACGGCCGACCAAGAACGCTATGCTAACGAGTTCAAAGGCCAACTCCAGCACTTACAGCATCACTCGTCAACTCATTCGGTCTAG
- a CDS encoding DUF1273 domain-containing protein, giving the protein MSRLWLTGYRSYELGVFGDQDPKLLVIKETLKKLLIDKIENGTDWLITGGQLGVEQWAAEVGLSLKADYPELNVAMMTPFADFGHNWNETNQAKYLQIASRVDFHQSVSAQPYHGPQQLRNYQEFMLSHTDEAVLVYDLEVPGKPKYDYQAIDRFQERHSYPLTLIDMDWLQESANEYQENLKNSSQFD; this is encoded by the coding sequence GTGAGTCGGTTATGGCTTACGGGGTACCGTAGTTACGAACTAGGCGTCTTTGGTGATCAAGATCCCAAGTTACTCGTGATCAAGGAGACACTGAAAAAGCTACTGATCGATAAAATTGAAAACGGCACGGACTGGTTAATCACCGGTGGTCAACTAGGGGTTGAGCAATGGGCAGCCGAAGTAGGGCTGTCCCTTAAAGCGGATTATCCTGAACTTAATGTGGCCATGATGACGCCTTTTGCGGATTTCGGTCATAATTGGAACGAAACCAATCAGGCCAAGTATTTGCAAATTGCCAGTCGGGTTGATTTTCATCAGTCGGTTAGTGCACAACCCTATCACGGGCCCCAACAATTAAGAAACTATCAAGAATTTATGTTAAGCCACACGGACGAAGCCGTCTTGGTTTATGATTTAGAAGTACCGGGCAAGCCTAAGTATGATTATCAAGCCATTGACCGGTTTCAGGAGCGCCACTCGTACCCCCTTACATTGATTGACATGGATTGGTTACAAGAGAGCGCCAACGAATATCAAGAAAATTTGAAAAATAGTTCCCAATTTGATTAA
- the recU gene encoding Holliday junction resolvase RecU encodes MTIRYPNGHAYRAPATKQHPHFSSTYTNYGKRGMSLEEALNESNVYYETQGLAVVHKKPTPIKIVKVDYPKRSAAVIKEAYFSTASTTDYNGVYRGHYLDFDAKETRNKTSFPLKNFHQHQIDHLRACTAQGGICFAIIKFVAHDEIYLYPAAELFTFWDAQVSGGRKSIPYQEIVDHGYLLPPQIQPLVPYLTAVDQLLA; translated from the coding sequence ATGACCATCCGGTATCCCAATGGGCATGCCTACCGAGCGCCTGCGACCAAGCAACACCCCCACTTCTCGAGCACCTATACTAACTACGGTAAACGGGGAATGTCCTTGGAAGAGGCACTCAATGAAAGTAATGTATACTACGAAACTCAGGGTCTCGCGGTCGTTCATAAGAAACCTACCCCGATTAAGATCGTTAAAGTCGATTATCCTAAGCGTAGCGCCGCAGTGATTAAGGAGGCTTACTTCAGTACGGCGTCTACGACCGACTATAATGGCGTCTATCGGGGACATTATCTTGATTTTGATGCGAAGGAAACGCGCAATAAAACGTCGTTCCCCTTGAAGAACTTCCATCAACATCAGATCGACCACTTACGGGCCTGTACCGCTCAGGGTGGTATTTGTTTTGCCATCATTAAATTTGTTGCTCACGACGAGATTTATCTCTACCCCGCCGCCGAGTTGTTCACCTTTTGGGACGCACAAGTGTCCGGTGGTCGGAAGTCGATTCCTTATCAAGAAATCGTTGACCACGGGTACCTGTTGCCCCCGCAAATTCAGCCGCTAGTTCCTTATCTAACGGCCGTGGATCAGCTACTAGCCTAA
- a CDS encoding 8-oxo-dGTP diphosphatase — MHAPQPIELVTMMLIEEPTTHQVLVEDKRNVPWKAGHSFPGGHVKVGESSLTAAIREVREETGIMVHTAQFCGTCEWFDPDSNRRKLGLLYRSADFDGTPRDSNEGRVYWLDCSALTIANSAESLFTLLKVFDGEATAVVSPVWDGPLKVDTGHDQQ, encoded by the coding sequence ATGCACGCCCCACAACCCATTGAATTAGTGACCATGATGCTCATCGAAGAGCCGACCACACACCAGGTCTTGGTCGAAGATAAACGCAACGTCCCCTGGAAGGCCGGTCACAGTTTTCCGGGAGGACACGTTAAAGTTGGTGAAAGTAGCTTAACGGCTGCGATTCGAGAGGTCCGTGAAGAAACGGGGATTATGGTTCACACTGCGCAGTTCTGCGGTACCTGTGAATGGTTCGATCCCGATAGCAATCGCCGAAAGTTGGGGTTGCTCTACCGCAGTGCGGACTTTGACGGGACTCCCCGTGACAGTAACGAGGGGCGCGTTTATTGGCTGGATTGTTCAGCGTTAACGATTGCGAATAGTGCCGAGAGTCTGTTCACCTTGCTGAAAGTCTTTGACGGCGAAGCTACGGCCGTGGTCAGTCCGGTCTGGGATGGGCCTCTGAAAGTAGACACCGGTCATGATCAGCAGTAA
- a CDS encoding penicillin-binding protein codes for MSSNNNTRETRMSRNADRSTGPQRPHNGWRTFRRILYVIVAVIVLGILAGAGLFFYYAQSAPKISQSALSSDASTRVYDANGKVISRLGAQNRTYVKSDQIPVLLKKAVVSTEDRRFYKNSGIDPVRIVGAAFANISGSSLGMQGGSTLTQQLVKLSVFSTAASDRTLKRKAQEAWLALKVDHNYSKDQILEYYINKVYMGNGVYGMQTAAQYYYGKKLSQLNLAQLAQLAGMPQSPSNYDPIHYPQYAKQRRDLVLQAMAKNDVITSAQAQEAEATSVSTGLVKNHAATTNVNAKTTKVVDAYLKQVYQELRSKGYNTTRGGLKVYTNLDMGAQRKLYDIVNTNNYIAFPSNKFQVGSTIVNPNNGKVVAMIGGRKTGKVTFGLNRAVQTDRSSASTAKPLMDYGPAIQYLNYPTYEPVKDTAFTYPGTDKSLYDWDKKYQGTITMRKALYESRNIPAVRTLQNVGISKATTFLKGLGMTFDKKLTLQNGIGLYISSEQEAAAYGAFANGGTYYKPYLVSKVVTQDGKAHNYASTGKRAMSTATAFMLTDMMKDVMTESSGSGRSAAISGLYQAGKTGTDSYPDDYVNKVPDGATMDSWFTGYTKNYSVSVWTGYDKQFETGHYVSETQTTIAQEIYKYEMSYLASKSTNSDWTVPSDVTETRQNGKTEYYVTGHPGTVTDGTTTSQYSSTNTTSSSAYSSNGQVTTNSSSRNNTSTTENSTSKESSSTEQKPAGGDGNDDSSATSTTEASSSAASSTTDSDNNHTVSNDTDS; via the coding sequence ATGTCTAGTAACAATAACACGCGGGAAACCCGCATGAGTCGCAATGCCGACCGTTCAACGGGTCCCCAAAGACCGCACAATGGCTGGCGAACCTTTCGTCGAATCCTCTACGTCATCGTTGCGGTGATCGTACTGGGAATCTTGGCCGGTGCGGGGCTGTTCTTCTACTATGCCCAAAGCGCTCCTAAGATTAGCCAGAGTGCCCTTTCAAGTGATGCTTCGACTCGGGTCTACGATGCTAACGGCAAAGTCATTTCTCGACTAGGAGCCCAAAACCGGACTTACGTCAAATCCGATCAAATCCCAGTCTTGCTCAAAAAGGCTGTGGTCTCGACCGAAGATCGCCGGTTCTATAAGAATAGTGGAATCGATCCGGTGCGGATCGTTGGAGCCGCCTTTGCCAACATCAGTGGTTCTTCACTGGGTATGCAAGGTGGGAGTACGCTGACGCAGCAGTTGGTCAAGTTGTCGGTCTTCTCGACGGCGGCCTCTGACCGGACCTTGAAGCGTAAGGCGCAAGAAGCCTGGTTGGCCTTGAAGGTTGATCACAACTATTCCAAGGACCAGATCCTAGAATATTACATCAACAAGGTCTACATGGGGAACGGGGTTTACGGTATGCAAACGGCCGCCCAATACTACTATGGAAAGAAGTTAAGCCAGTTAAACCTGGCGCAACTGGCCCAGTTAGCTGGGATGCCCCAATCCCCAAGCAATTACGATCCGATCCACTATCCACAATACGCTAAGCAACGGCGGGACCTGGTCTTACAAGCCATGGCCAAAAACGACGTGATTACGTCCGCACAAGCTCAAGAAGCTGAGGCGACCAGCGTTTCGACCGGTTTGGTCAAGAATCACGCCGCCACAACGAACGTGAACGCGAAGACCACTAAAGTCGTAGATGCTTATTTGAAACAGGTCTACCAGGAATTGCGATCTAAGGGATATAACACGACCCGCGGTGGGTTAAAGGTCTACACCAACTTAGATATGGGTGCCCAAAGAAAGTTGTACGATATTGTGAACACCAATAACTACATTGCTTTCCCGTCCAACAAGTTCCAAGTCGGGTCAACCATTGTTAACCCCAACAACGGGAAAGTGGTCGCGATGATTGGTGGTCGGAAGACGGGTAAGGTGACCTTCGGATTGAACCGGGCCGTTCAGACGGATCGGTCTAGCGCATCGACGGCTAAACCCTTGATGGATTACGGCCCAGCTATCCAATACCTCAACTACCCCACTTACGAACCCGTAAAGGATACAGCCTTTACTTACCCTGGTACAGATAAGAGCCTATACGACTGGGATAAGAAGTATCAAGGGACCATCACCATGCGGAAGGCCCTTTATGAATCACGGAACATCCCAGCGGTACGGACTTTACAAAACGTAGGAATCAGTAAGGCGACAACCTTCCTAAAGGGCTTGGGTATGACGTTTGATAAGAAGCTGACCCTGCAAAATGGGATTGGGTTATACATCTCCTCCGAACAAGAGGCCGCTGCATATGGGGCCTTTGCCAACGGCGGAACCTACTACAAGCCTTACCTGGTATCCAAGGTCGTCACTCAGGACGGAAAAGCCCATAACTACGCATCGACTGGGAAACGGGCCATGTCGACAGCAACGGCGTTCATGCTGACGGATATGATGAAGGACGTTATGACGGAATCAAGTGGTTCTGGACGTTCGGCTGCGATTTCTGGGTTGTACCAAGCTGGAAAGACCGGGACGGACTCCTACCCTGACGACTACGTGAACAAGGTTCCGGATGGCGCTACCATGGATTCCTGGTTTACGGGGTACACCAAGAACTATTCCGTTTCCGTTTGGACCGGGTACGATAAACAATTTGAAACGGGCCACTACGTCAGTGAGACCCAAACGACCATTGCACAAGAGATCTATAAGTACGAAATGAGCTACTTGGCCTCTAAGAGTACCAATTCCGACTGGACAGTCCCTAGTGACGTCACCGAGACCCGGCAAAACGGGAAGACGGAATACTACGTCACGGGTCATCCCGGAACGGTTACCGATGGGACTACGACCAGTCAGTACAGCTCAACCAATACCACGAGCTCTTCTGCCTATAGTAGTAACGGTCAAGTCACAACCAATAGCAGTTCCCGGAACAACACGTCAACTACGGAGAATAGCACATCGAAAGAATCTTCGAGCACAGAACAGAAGCCAGCCGGCGGTGATGGTAATGATGACTCATCCGCTACCAGCACGACGGAGGCTTCCTCATCCGCGGCTAGTTCCACTACAGACAGCGATAATAATCATACTGTTTCCAACGATACTGACAGTTAA
- a CDS encoding alpha/beta fold hydrolase — MLKTYHRAGLRLTYHEFGTGDPIVLLHGFPEDGQSWRAVSQRLVAAGYRTIIPEMRGYTPQASPVARTAYRTDHLAADIIGLLDTLQLQRVHLVGHDWGGQLAWKIAQWCPQRIKQLTVVATPHPKAMLWAYRHSTQLFRSAYVGLFQVPQLPERVVAQYLRRLLRRSGLNATEASRLSQKFQRPAKLTGPLNWYRALFLRDQPATPDDQIHVPTVFVWGQHDAFLGAAAAEKTADFIAAPYHFMVVNGGHWLPEERPELVVHAILMRH; from the coding sequence ATGTTAAAGACCTATCACCGCGCTGGGTTACGCCTCACTTACCACGAGTTCGGGACGGGGGACCCCATCGTGCTCTTACACGGTTTTCCCGAAGATGGCCAAAGCTGGCGCGCCGTAAGTCAGCGGTTAGTGGCGGCGGGGTACCGAACCATTATTCCAGAAATGCGTGGCTACACCCCACAGGCTAGTCCCGTAGCGCGCACCGCCTACCGGACCGATCATCTGGCCGCTGATATCATTGGCTTGTTAGATACGTTACAGCTCCAACGTGTCCACCTGGTCGGCCACGACTGGGGCGGACAACTGGCCTGGAAGATTGCTCAATGGTGTCCGCAACGCATTAAGCAGCTGACCGTCGTTGCCACCCCGCACCCTAAGGCGATGTTGTGGGCTTACCGGCACAGCACCCAACTTTTCCGTAGTGCCTACGTGGGCCTTTTTCAAGTCCCCCAGCTACCAGAGCGCGTGGTGGCGCAGTACCTGCGACGACTCTTGCGGCGCTCGGGGCTAAACGCTACCGAAGCCAGCCGACTCAGCCAAAAGTTTCAGCGGCCAGCCAAGTTAACGGGGCCGCTAAACTGGTACCGCGCGTTATTTTTACGAGATCAGCCCGCGACGCCGGACGACCAGATTCACGTCCCCACGGTTTTCGTTTGGGGGCAACACGACGCTTTTCTGGGCGCAGCCGCGGCTGAGAAGACGGCAGACTTCATCGCGGCACCCTACCATTTCATGGTGGTCAACGGCGGGCATTGGCTCCCCGAGGAACGGCCGGAATTAGTCGTTCACGCCATCCTAATGCGTCATTAA
- the nudC gene encoding NAD(+) diphosphatase, giving the protein MFQDIQPKFLDNHYSRRRQPTQDDVVVLYRSHQVVTCSGQLPTYQKIEADWEFPLAAYTYLLTIDQTAFYLLTAPATLPVGYSFTPVKRLEHLVPQWLGFGAATAAQLGEWYATNRFCGHCGHGMVADKQERALRCPNCHRIVFPTIAPAIIVGVTQGDRILMTKFLRGYQKYALISGYAEIGETLEDTVRREVQEEVGLTVHHLRYFGSQPWAFSGSLLVGYFAELDQDLPIHLEKDELSQAKWFSREKIPHDDSTSSLTWSMIEAFRNHRV; this is encoded by the coding sequence GTGTTTCAAGATATTCAACCCAAATTTTTGGATAATCACTATTCACGACGCCGTCAGCCAACCCAAGATGACGTTGTCGTACTGTACCGGAGCCATCAGGTCGTGACCTGTTCAGGTCAGTTGCCGACCTATCAGAAGATTGAGGCGGACTGGGAGTTTCCCCTAGCGGCCTACACGTACCTGCTGACCATCGATCAGACGGCCTTTTACCTGTTGACGGCGCCGGCGACGCTACCGGTGGGGTACAGCTTTACACCGGTTAAACGCTTGGAGCATCTGGTTCCCCAGTGGCTGGGGTTTGGCGCAGCGACCGCGGCTCAGTTGGGGGAATGGTACGCGACTAACCGGTTCTGTGGCCATTGCGGTCACGGGATGGTCGCGGATAAGCAGGAACGGGCCTTACGATGTCCGAATTGCCACCGAATCGTGTTCCCAACCATCGCCCCGGCCATCATTGTAGGCGTGACGCAGGGTGACCGTATCCTGATGACCAAGTTCTTACGAGGTTACCAGAAGTATGCCTTGATTTCAGGCTATGCAGAGATTGGGGAGACGTTGGAAGATACGGTTCGGCGTGAAGTCCAAGAAGAAGTGGGTCTGACCGTACATCATTTGCGGTACTTTGGTAGTCAGCCCTGGGCGTTTTCGGGGTCGCTATTGGTCGGCTACTTCGCGGAGCTGGACCAAGATTTACCGATCCACTTGGAAAAAGACGAGTTGTCGCAGGCCAAGTGGTTTTCCCGGGAGAAGATTCCCCACGATGATAGTACGTCGAGCCTCACGTGGTCGATGATTGAGGCGTTCCGCAACCACCGAGTTTAA
- a CDS encoding amidohydrolase family protein, with protein MSAELVIQGSLFTPVSPTEFTFLRQALVCVDATGTIARIVRATDTDYSDVQQTAQRLDHLWQLPHNQYILPGFIDLHVHAPQWPQAGLALDRPLDQWLNTYTFPLEAKFADTAYATKVYHHLVHELLRNGTTTAMYFGTLHPDANLALARQCAQQGQRGFIGQLAMDNPDQTPATYRQASSQEALQTTERFIAQLQRLAKTTGAALTPVITPRFVPSCTAETLRGLGALAHRDDLPIQSHCSESNWEEQYAESTYHQRDAAVFDRFQLLTSRSVMAHGTQLNADDLALFADRQTTVAHCPISNCYFGNAVFPVQQALHHQVNVGLGSDLSGGFTPSLYRNLQQAVMSSQQLQDGVDAQVAPAQRGRGTGRISATTAFYLATKGGAKGLNLQTGQLRAGFAADLQIVTDRLGTLMPNDAHSVFERLMYQTTPAEISAVFVRGRQVIG; from the coding sequence ATGTCTGCCGAACTGGTTATCCAAGGTTCCCTATTTACCCCCGTCTCGCCCACCGAATTCACATTTCTTCGCCAAGCCTTAGTCTGTGTTGACGCGACGGGAACGATTGCCCGTATCGTTCGGGCAACGGACACCGATTATTCGGACGTTCAACAGACTGCTCAACGCTTAGATCACCTCTGGCAATTGCCCCATAATCAGTACATTCTCCCCGGCTTTATTGACCTCCACGTCCACGCGCCTCAGTGGCCCCAAGCCGGATTAGCACTGGATCGACCACTAGACCAGTGGCTCAACACCTATACGTTCCCCTTAGAAGCCAAGTTTGCGGACACTGCCTACGCGACTAAAGTCTACCACCACCTGGTTCATGAACTGCTCCGTAACGGCACCACAACCGCCATGTACTTCGGTACCCTCCATCCCGACGCCAACTTAGCCCTGGCTCGCCAATGTGCGCAACAGGGACAACGGGGCTTCATTGGCCAGTTAGCGATGGACAATCCTGACCAAACCCCCGCCACTTACCGCCAAGCCTCCTCCCAAGAAGCCCTCCAAACCACGGAGCGCTTCATCGCCCAGCTACAGCGTCTGGCTAAAACCACTGGCGCCGCATTAACGCCCGTCATCACGCCCCGGTTTGTCCCCAGTTGTACGGCTGAAACTTTACGTGGATTAGGGGCCTTAGCCCACCGTGATGACCTCCCCATTCAATCGCACTGCAGTGAAAGTAACTGGGAAGAACAGTATGCCGAATCAACCTATCATCAACGCGATGCGGCCGTTTTTGACCGGTTTCAACTCCTAACGTCACGTTCTGTGATGGCTCACGGTACTCAGCTAAATGCCGACGACTTGGCCCTTTTCGCCGACCGACAAACGACTGTGGCCCATTGCCCCATCTCAAACTGCTACTTCGGCAACGCCGTATTCCCCGTCCAACAAGCCCTCCACCACCAGGTCAACGTGGGCTTAGGTAGTGATTTGTCCGGTGGCTTCACCCCCAGTCTCTACCGTAACCTGCAGCAAGCCGTGATGTCTTCGCAACAGTTACAAGATGGCGTTGACGCCCAAGTAGCACCAGCACAGCGGGGACGGGGAACGGGCCGTATCTCCGCGACCACGGCTTTCTACCTGGCTACTAAGGGCGGGGCTAAGGGACTAAACCTCCAGACCGGACAACTACGCGCCGGATTCGCTGCCGACCTGCAGATTGTCACGGATCGCTTGGGAACTCTAATGCCCAACGACGCCCACAGTGTCTTCGAACGCCTGATGTACCAGACCACCCCCGCTGAAATTTCCGCTGTATTCGTTCGGGGCCGCCAAGTCATCGGTTAG
- a CDS encoding class I SAM-dependent RNA methyltransferase, translating to MEKFHLYAATAAGVEALAGRELREMGYQTQVENGRIRFDGTIEDILKTNLWLRTADRIRIIVAEFDARTFDELFNATQAVAWDQFLPMDAAFPVEGRSQKSQLHSVPDAQAIVKKAVATKLAAIYHRRTRLPETGATYPLEVIINKNHVLLTLDTTGPSLFKRGYRVGKGGAPIKENMAAALIALTSWHTDMPFVDPVCGSGTIPIEAAMIGRNLAPGYNRDFLCETWDWIPNELSRQVRAEADAQADYDTPLQIFGSDIDGHMIAIAKRNAEEAGLSQDITFKQLAVQDFTTELHHGVIVANPPYGERLSDQAGVRELYRQMGQVFKPLTDWSKYILTADLEFEHFYGQKSTKKRKLYNGALRTDYFQFWAQRRPRTKAASQRD from the coding sequence ATGGAAAAATTTCATTTATACGCAGCAACTGCCGCCGGGGTCGAGGCCTTAGCGGGGCGCGAACTTCGCGAGATGGGCTACCAGACCCAAGTCGAAAATGGTCGTATCCGCTTTGACGGCACCATTGAAGACATCTTGAAGACCAACCTCTGGTTACGGACGGCTGATCGTATTCGCATTATCGTGGCCGAATTTGACGCCCGGACCTTCGATGAGCTATTTAACGCAACTCAGGCGGTCGCATGGGATCAATTTCTTCCCATGGACGCAGCCTTTCCCGTTGAAGGGCGCTCACAAAAGTCCCAGTTGCATAGTGTTCCCGACGCACAAGCAATCGTTAAAAAAGCGGTCGCGACTAAGCTGGCGGCCATCTATCACCGACGGACGCGGTTACCCGAAACCGGGGCCACGTACCCGTTGGAAGTCATCATTAATAAAAACCACGTTCTTTTAACCTTAGACACGACGGGCCCTAGTCTCTTCAAACGGGGCTACCGGGTCGGTAAGGGGGGCGCGCCTATCAAGGAAAACATGGCTGCGGCCCTGATTGCACTGACCAGCTGGCACACCGATATGCCGTTCGTTGACCCAGTCTGCGGATCTGGTACGATTCCGATTGAAGCTGCCATGATTGGACGCAACTTGGCTCCCGGTTATAACCGCGACTTCCTTTGTGAGACTTGGGACTGGATCCCTAACGAACTCAGTCGGCAGGTGCGTGCGGAAGCTGATGCCCAGGCGGATTATGACACGCCCCTCCAAATCTTCGGTAGCGACATTGATGGCCACATGATTGCCATTGCCAAGCGAAACGCCGAGGAGGCGGGACTTTCACAGGATATCACGTTCAAGCAATTGGCGGTTCAGGACTTCACCACGGAATTGCATCACGGTGTCATCGTTGCGAACCCGCCTTACGGAGAACGGTTAAGTGACCAAGCCGGGGTACGCGAACTCTACCGACAGATGGGACAGGTCTTCAAGCCCCTCACGGATTGGTCGAAGTACATCTTAACGGCTGACCTTGAATTCGAACACTTCTACGGCCAAAAATCCACTAAGAAGCGGAAACTCTATAACGGGGCATTGCGGACAGACTACTTCCAGTTCTGGGCACAACGGCGGCCCCGTACCAAGGCGGCGAGTCAACGTGATTAA
- the gpsB gene encoding cell division regulator GpsB gives MENVNFTPKEILQKQFRQKMRGYDPDDVDSFLDNVIKDYDTFVKENQRLQDENERLLAKVDELTKQVQVGGSQPQAAAANPASSNVTNMDILKRLSNLERHVFGSQLDNDPNESHRL, from the coding sequence ATGGAAAACGTTAATTTTACTCCTAAGGAGATTTTACAAAAGCAATTCCGCCAAAAGATGCGGGGTTACGATCCAGACGACGTTGACAGCTTCTTAGACAACGTTATCAAGGATTACGACACTTTTGTTAAAGAGAATCAACGGCTTCAAGACGAAAACGAACGGTTATTGGCAAAAGTCGATGAGTTGACCAAGCAGGTTCAAGTCGGCGGGAGTCAACCGCAAGCCGCAGCAGCCAATCCGGCATCTTCAAATGTCACCAATATGGACATTTTGAAGCGGCTCTCCAACTTGGAACGGCACGTTTTCGGTTCACAACTAGATAATGATCCAAACGAGTCACATCGTTTGTAA
- a CDS encoding HIT family protein, giving the protein MIKSDCVFCQKDDLIMENDLAKAFWDLHPVRRGHLLIVSKQHYATFFEIPSDTLAAMNDLLDQAKAYLDRTYHPAGYNIGVNTGAAAGQTVMHAHVHLIPRYPGDVKDPRGGIRKMIPAAVRRHR; this is encoded by the coding sequence GTGATTAAGTCAGATTGCGTCTTTTGCCAAAAAGACGACCTTATCATGGAAAACGACTTGGCCAAAGCGTTCTGGGATCTGCACCCGGTGCGACGGGGGCACCTATTAATCGTCTCCAAGCAACACTATGCTACCTTTTTTGAGATTCCAAGCGACACCCTGGCGGCCATGAATGACTTGTTAGATCAGGCCAAGGCCTACTTAGACCGGACTTACCATCCGGCTGGGTATAACATTGGTGTTAATACCGGAGCGGCAGCGGGTCAGACCGTCATGCACGCCCACGTTCATTTGATTCCGCGGTACCCCGGAGACGTTAAGGATCCGCGGGGCGGTATCCGCAAGATGATTCCAGCAGCGGTGCGGCGGCATCGTTAA